The Temnothorax longispinosus isolate EJ_2023e chromosome 12, Tlon_JGU_v1, whole genome shotgun sequence genome includes a window with the following:
- the LOC139822910 gene encoding uncharacterized protein yields the protein MTREKLVAALLLGLLAITLSLPQQPKSKRPTPVFKQSKTGALLLPDNATLIRENIVDTFSCKDRIYGYYADMENECQVFHVCMPQTRSSIRWSFICPAETVFNQATFVCTQTESSIPCEESEKYYSLNENIGKEVEEEEEADQDRGKKNATKILKPEVETLSKKSSPKTSRLLNREKLFQLY from the exons ATGACGCGAGAGAAGCTCGTCGCCGCGTTACTTCTCGGTCTACTCGCGATAACTCTGAGTTTGCCTCAACAGCCGAAATCCAAGAGGCCTACTCCAGTATTCAAG CAATCTAAAACTGGTGCCTTGCTGCTTCCCGACAACGCAACGCTTATTCGCGAGAATATCGTCGATACATTTTCGTGCAAGGACAGAATTTACGGTTATTATGCCGACATGGAGAACGAGTGCCAAGTGTTTCACGTGTGCATGCCGCAAACAAGGAGCTCAATTAGATGGAGCTTCATTTGTCCCGCCGAAACAGTTTTCAATCAG GCGACATTCGTATGCACACAAACGGAAAGCTCGATACCATGCGAGgaatcagaaaaatattactctcTAAACGAGAACATTGGAAAAGaagtggaggaggaggaagaggcaGATCAGGACAGAGGGAAGAAAAATGCGACGAAGATTTTGAAACCTGAAGTGGAAACGTTGTCGAAAAAGTCATCCCCGAAAACTTCGAGATTGCTAAATCGAGAGAAGTTATTTCAGCTTTATTAA